The Megalops cyprinoides isolate fMegCyp1 chromosome 22, fMegCyp1.pri, whole genome shotgun sequence genome contains a region encoding:
- the LOC118769351 gene encoding butyrophilin subfamily 1 member A1-like, translating into MKGDESVCLHLILLLLHQTSVSKKFQVLAPADPVVADVGEDVVLPCYLKPNISAKDMEIRWFRHHSTEAVVHLYNGQENGHEKQMELYKGRTELFPEGLKKGNASLRLKGVRGSDDGHYKCLIQSELWYDDTSVSLRIRAVGTNPMVSIEGYKEGGIGLLCESKGWHPEPELTWLDSEGESLPAGPTKVLRDSKDLFTVRQNVIIQEGDTNSFTCQVLQQQLRLEKETVIQIHGSGCVRMGAEVKRPFRLRNAASAAGVQENALLVDVRAEGDGVSVELALLSLDVEVILQQALENATDMPDVFGQGARKNEYVVERDTGKMQAGRQVSVDEAPIGPRVNQDGDRVRLILDEQVDVSLDPDTANQWLILSEDGKQVRIGDTWQNLPDTQERFTSVLCVLGKESVSSGRIYYEVQVGDNTGWTIGVAKESINRKESEEVAVSPENGYWTVGLTNEIEYRALTDSPVPLPLTLKPQCIGVYVDYEGGQVSFYSVQPRSHIFSFIGYTFTDKLYPLFILGGNNGANSDPLIISLVSDTA; encoded by the exons atgaagGGTGATGAATCAGTGTGTCTGCATTTAAttctcctgctccttcaccaGACCTCTGTCTCCA AGAAGTTCCAGGTTCTTGCTCCAGCTGATCCTGTTGTTGCTGATGTTGGTGAAGATGTTGTTCTGCCCTGTTACCTTAAACCCAACATCAGTGCTAAGGATATGGAGATCAGGTGGTTCAGGCATCATTCCACTGAAGCCGTTGTGCATCTCTATAATGGGCAAGAGAATGGACATGAGAAGCAAATGGAATTGTATAAAGGAAGAACAGAGCTGTTTCCAGAGGGACTGAAGAAAGGCAATGCTTCACTAAGGCTGAAAGGAGTACGTGGCTCTGATGATGGACActataaatgtttaattcagtCTGAGCTGTGGTATGATGATACCTCTGTTTCACTGAGAATAAGAG CTGTAGGAACCAATCCAATGGTCTCTATAGAGGGATACAAGGAAGGGGGGATTGGCCTGCTGTGTGAATCTAAAGGCTGGCATCCTGAGCCTGAACTCACATGGCTggacagtgagggagaaagTCTCCCAGCTGGACCAACAAAGGTGCTCAGAGACAGTAAGGACCTCTTCACTGTGAGACAAAATGTCATCATTCAGGAGGGAGATACCAACAGCTTCACATGTCAAGTtctacagcagcagctcagactgGAAAAGGAGACAGTGATTCAGATCCAtg gatcaggctgtgtcaggatgGGCGCAGAAGTGAAGCGGCCTTTCAGGTTGCGAAATGCTGCCTCGGCTGCCGGGgtccaggagaatgccctgttGGTAGATGTCAgggcc gaaggagatggtgtctCGGTGGAACTCGCTCTTCTCAGCCTTGACGtagaggtgattctccagcaggcgctggagaacgcaaCGGACATGCCGGACGTGTTCGGAcagggagcgagaaaaaatGAGTATGTCGTCGAG CGGGACACGGGGAAGATGCAGGCGGGCCGCCAGGTCAGCGTtgatgaagctcccatcggcccccgagtcaatcaggacggagaccgCGTGAGGCTGATCCTCGACGAGCAAG TGGATGTGAGTCTGGATCCTGACACTGCAAACCAGTGGCTCATCCTATCTGAAGATGGGAAACAAGTAAGAATAGGAGACACATGGCAGAATCTCCCTGACACCCAAGAGAGGTTCACTTCTGTTCTATGTGTCCTGGGAAAGGAGAGTGTTTCCTCAGGGAGAATTTACTATGAGGTACAGGTTGGGGACAACACCGGGTGGACTATAGGAGTGGCCAAAGAGTCCATCAACAGAAAAGAATCAGAAGAAGTTGCAGTGAGCCCTGAGAATGGTTACTGGACTGTGGGGCTGACAAATGAAATTGAGTACAGAGCTCTGACTGACTCCCCAGTTCCCCTCCCCCTGACACTGAAGCCCCAGTGTATAGGGGTATATGTGGATTATGAAGGGGGTCAGGTCTCCTTCTACAGTGTGCAGCCCAGGTCTCATATCTTCTCCTTCATTGGTTACACATTCACTGACAAACTGTACCCCCTCTTCATCCTTGGTGGTAATAATGGTGCAAACTCAGACCCTCTAATAATCTCTCTTGTCAGTGACACAGCCTGA
- the LOC118769389 gene encoding DELTA-sagatoxin-Srs1a-like, producing the protein MDLDPAQNTLLPGPSLTGTSFLEMSKSISTIRNVTIVIFNYTQGTYLRDPKVYTYSGYNHDPPQPTIKPRTMEACSFSKTGGTACGSVGVLTYDIWRAEGDQADGRLAVMFSVPFNYDFFKNMFAIGKFDTSFACDESLYKKMYYNDSNNFICRRGTGNSVEYVADNLTVKATMSPQAKSILKVEVWDT; encoded by the exons ATGGATCTTGATCCAGCACAA AACACACTTCTTCCTGGGCCTTCTCTGACAGGCACCAGCTTCCTGGAAATGTCCAAATCTATATCCACCATCAGGAATGTGACGATTGTAATATTCAACTACACCCAAGGAACCTACCTAAGAGATCCAAA AGTTTACACCTACAGTGGTTACAACCATGATCCTCCTCAACCAACCATCAAGCCTCGGACAATGGAAGCATGTTCCTTCAGTAAGACCGGTGGAACAGCATGTGGCAGTGTTGGAGTCCTGACCTATGACATCTGGAGGGCAGAGGGGGATCAGGCTGATGGCCGCCTCGCTGTGATGTTCTCTGTTCCATTTAATTACGACTTTTTCAAGAACATGTTTGCTATTGGCAAGTTTGATACCTCATTTGCGTGTGATGAGTCcttgtacaaaaaaatgtactatAATGACAGCAACAATTTCATCTGCAGAAGAGGAACAGGGAATTCAGTGGAGTATGTGGCAGACAATCTGACTGTTAAGGCTACAATGTCTCCCCAAGCCAAATCAATACTGAAAGTAGAGGTGTGGGATACATAA